The following proteins come from a genomic window of Companilactobacillus pabuli:
- a CDS encoding mechanosensitive ion channel family protein, protein MFLWIYAILSAIGIPVGTLIAGAGIFSLAIGLGAQGFVSDMVNGFFILLEQQISVGDLIQVNSIEGEVTYVGIRTTQVKSFDGTLNYIPNRNITIVSNLSRNNMRALMEIPIASDSPFEKITQVIDNVNDNLDLKELQITQKPYIFGFSNLNDGTLSIQVACYTIPGAQYNARNVLLKKYLNALKEAGLIYLSKKTIKK, encoded by the coding sequence ATGTTTCTTTGGATCTATGCCATACTTTCGGCCATTGGAATTCCCGTTGGTACATTAATAGCTGGAGCTGGAATCTTCAGTTTGGCAATTGGTCTTGGAGCACAAGGATTCGTTTCCGATATGGTCAACGGTTTCTTCATCTTATTGGAGCAACAAATCAGTGTCGGCGATTTGATTCAAGTCAACAGCATCGAAGGTGAAGTTACCTACGTCGGTATTAGAACAACCCAAGTCAAAAGCTTCGATGGAACTTTAAACTACATCCCTAATCGCAACATTACTATTGTCAGCAACTTATCACGTAATAATATGCGTGCTTTAATGGAAATTCCCATTGCTAGTGACTCTCCTTTTGAAAAAATTACGCAAGTTATTGATAATGTTAATGACAATTTAGATTTAAAAGAACTTCAAATCACGCAGAAACCTTATATCTTTGGCTTCTCAAATTTAAATGATGGTACTCTATCAATTCAGGTTGCCTGTTATACCATCCCTGGTGCTCAATATAATGCTAGAAATGTACTATTAAAGAAATATTTGAACGCATTAAAAGAGGCTGGATTAATTTACCTAAGTAAAAAAACTATCAAAAAATGA